From the Oleiharenicola lentus genome, one window contains:
- the araA gene encoding L-arabinose isomerase → MSVIHLSTPEIWFVCGSQHLYGPGPLKQVAANAQAVVDGLAKSKRLPLPLKFKALLVDADQIAKVCVEANADANCAGLVLWMHTFSPSKMWIRGLTSLKKPFLHLHTQFNRDLPWSTIDMDFMNLNQAAHGDREAGFIHTRLRLGRKVVVGHWSDSEVQDRMAAWMHAAHAWHDWQGAKVVRFGDNMRYVAVTEGDKVATEIRFGFEVNTYGVGDLVAKVNAVSEKDISALCADYEKLYAVVPALKKGGARHDELRYSARLELGMSAFLSEVGAKAYTDTFEDLHGLKQLPGMASQRLMGMGYGFGGEGDWKTAALVRAMKVMAGGQQTSFMEDYTYHMSPKGHQVLGAHMLEICPSIANAKPAVEVHPLGIGGKEDPVRLVFDAPAGEALNASLVDLGNRYRLIVNEVKAVKTPKLPKLPVARAVWECKPDFKTACAAWIYAGGAHHTGYSYVVTSEMLEDFATIAGIETVHINAGTTLPQLKQDLRNNEVYYHLAQGFRV, encoded by the coding sequence ATGTCCGTCATCCATCTCTCCACTCCCGAAATCTGGTTCGTCTGCGGTTCGCAGCACCTCTACGGCCCCGGCCCGCTCAAGCAGGTCGCCGCCAACGCGCAGGCCGTCGTGGACGGTCTCGCGAAGTCCAAGCGCCTTCCGCTGCCCTTGAAGTTCAAGGCCCTGCTCGTGGACGCCGACCAGATCGCCAAGGTCTGCGTCGAAGCCAACGCCGACGCCAACTGCGCGGGCCTCGTCCTCTGGATGCACACGTTCTCGCCGTCAAAGATGTGGATCCGCGGCCTCACGTCGCTCAAGAAGCCCTTCCTCCATCTGCACACCCAGTTCAATCGCGACCTACCCTGGTCCACGATCGACATGGACTTCATGAACCTCAACCAGGCCGCCCACGGCGACCGCGAGGCCGGGTTCATCCACACGCGCCTCCGCCTCGGCCGCAAGGTCGTCGTCGGCCACTGGTCCGACAGCGAGGTGCAGGATCGCATGGCCGCCTGGATGCACGCCGCCCACGCCTGGCACGACTGGCAGGGCGCCAAGGTCGTCCGCTTCGGCGACAACATGCGCTACGTCGCCGTCACCGAGGGCGACAAGGTCGCGACCGAAATCCGTTTCGGCTTCGAGGTGAACACCTACGGCGTCGGCGATCTCGTCGCGAAGGTGAACGCCGTTTCCGAGAAAGACATCTCCGCCCTCTGCGCCGACTACGAGAAGCTCTACGCCGTCGTCCCCGCCCTCAAGAAAGGCGGCGCCCGCCACGACGAGCTCCGCTACAGCGCGCGCCTCGAGCTCGGCATGAGCGCCTTCCTCAGCGAGGTCGGCGCCAAGGCCTACACCGACACCTTCGAGGATCTGCACGGCCTCAAGCAGCTCCCCGGCATGGCCTCGCAGCGCCTGATGGGCATGGGCTACGGCTTCGGCGGCGAGGGCGACTGGAAGACCGCCGCACTCGTCCGCGCCATGAAGGTCATGGCCGGCGGCCAGCAGACCTCCTTCATGGAGGACTACACCTACCATATGTCCCCCAAGGGCCACCAGGTTCTCGGCGCGCACATGCTCGAGATCTGTCCGTCCATCGCCAACGCCAAGCCCGCCGTCGAGGTCCATCCGCTTGGCATCGGCGGCAAGGAGGACCCCGTCCGCCTCGTGTTCGACGCGCCGGCCGGCGAGGCCCTCAACGCCTCGCTCGTGGACCTCGGCAACCGCTACCGCCTCATCGTGAACGAGGTGAAGGCCGTCAAGACACCCAAGCTCCCGAAGCTCCCCGTCGCCCGCGCCGTCTGGGAGTGCAAACCCGACTTCAAGACCGCCTGCGCCGCGTGGATCTACGCCGGCGGCGCGCACCACACCGGCTACAGCTACGTTGTCACGAGCGAGATGCTCGAGGACTTCGCGACGATCGCCGGCATCGAGACCGTCCACATCAACGCCGGCACGACGCTCCCTCAGCTCAAGCAGGACCTCCGCAACAACGAGGTCTATTACCACCTCGCCCAGGGCTTCCGCGTCTGA